Sequence from the Arthrobacter pigmenti genome:
TGATCCGATGGGCATGGAAATTGACAATCTTAAACTTCATAGACCCGCGATCTCGTGAGTGTACATAGGGTGCGAGAGAACCAGATGCCATGCTACCAAAGCCTGAATGAGCCAAAGGCATGACTCGGGATTCCGCCCATAGGCGTGTCACAACCACCTCCCCGGAATTGTTCAGGCCTTACCACATTGAATTCGCACCGCGCGACTGAACTGAGTAGGCAGGATCTCTAAGCCCTCCCTCCCCCGCTAGCGTGAGCAAAAAACTGATCCCGGCGCAGTATCTTCCTGGACTAGCGGTTCAGTGTCGCTGACGCTCCGTGGCGATAGAAAGTACCTCGCGTGCTGGGTTTCCGCCCTGGATACACGGTTGTTATGAGTGGATGATTGTGGTGTCTGCCACGGTCGACGCCGATTTGTACTTGGTGCTGTTGGGACTGAAGAGCACCGGCCAGAGCAAACTATCGTTCCACTCATTCCCCGCCAACCAGGCCTGGACGATGCTCGCGGTACTGGCCTTCAACCTCACCGCTTGGCTCCAGCTCGTCTGCCTGCCCACCCGGCACCGGGCAGCGTTCTGGGATATCAAACGCTGGCGCTACCGCGTGTTCGCCACCGCCGGGAAACTCATCACTACAGCTAGCAGACACAGACTCCTGCTCCCCGAATCAGCACCGGAGAAAGAACTCATCAACCTGATCCTGAAGCCAATCACCGCGCTCAAACACTTCAAGCCCGGCTAAACCCACGCAGCCAAACCCCTCCCGACGACCAGGAGTAAAACCAAACGGACGTGGAACCGGACCGCATCCACGGGACCCAACGGGCCATCCAACGCACGCTCCTGAAACCGGCAGACACCAGCAGCAAACCACCACCCCCTCAAAAAGCCCTATCAGGCGCCCGATGAAAATCGGGGCTAGGCGTTCTGCAGCCCGGGGCGCGCGCTTCTTCAGCCGAGCCCGGACGTGTCCGCGGCCGGTGGTCTTCAGCGCGGCCGGCGTCGGACCTGAGTTGCACAGCCTTAGTGCCCCGGCGCGTTGATGGCTGGTAGGCAGTCGAGGATTTCTCGGGCGTCGGCGCCGATGCTTGGGGCGGCTGTGATGGTTTGTTTGCCGATCCTGATGGTCACGGTTCGCAGGGGCCCGAGCGTGCGTACGAGTTTCTTGATCGATATTCCGGTGGTGTCCTGCAGATGCCGGGCGATGGCCAGTGCAGCGAACACGACGGTCAGGTGCGCCTCGATTGCCTCTTCCTGGCGGTGAAAGACCGGCCGGGCTTTCAGGTCGCTCTTGGCCATCCGGAACGACGCCTCGACCTGCCATAGGTCGTGGTACGCGTTGATAACCGCGACGCCAGGCATCTTCTTGATGTCGAGGTTGGTGACGTAACCTTTCAGACCCGCGAGCTGCCGGGCACGGTCGATCGTGGCCTGATCAAGCTCCTTGGCCGCGCCGGTGACCTTCAGGAACCGGGCCTTCTTCAACGGCGCCTTCCCCGCGGCGATTCGCTCGGCTTTCTCGATCATCAGGTTGATATTGCGGTCATCACGCTTCTGGCGTTTGAACGACCACTGATACACGATCCGCCGCTCACGTTCGGCCTTCCCTGTTCCCATCGACCGGGTGGATTCCAGGATCTGCCCGTCTTCGAAGTGGTTGCCGTGGCGCTGGAAATGCGTAGCCAGATCATAGGGTGCCTTGGTCAGCCGAGACCCGACGATGAAGGCAAACCCCGCATCCTCCAGAGCGTTCAAGTTCGCGGCGGAGAGCATCCCCGCATCAGCGACAACCACCATGTCCGTGACACCATGCCGTTCCTGGAACGACGTCAGCACCGGGATGAGTGTTGTCGTCTCGGCCTTATTGCCCTCGAAGAGGTGCACCTCCAACGGGAACCCACCCGGATCGACCAGCAACCCGACCTGGACCTGCGGATCAATCCGGTGCTCCTTGCTCATCCCGACCTTGCGCAGCTCGTCTTCGTCCTTGTTCTCGAAATGCAGAGTTGTCACGTCGTAGAGCACCATCGCCGGCCTGCCCGTAGTTTGGGCGGAATACGCCATGCGGTGACCAGGGCGCCGCGGTAGTCACGTGTTTGGGAGCGCTTCAACGCTGCGGTGAGCGTGTTGCGGTGCGGTGCGTCCACGCCCAACTCTTCAAGGACACCGATCGTGGCCAGCTTCGAGACCGGCTCCACGATCCTTGCCAGCACCATCGCCGCGAACGCCTCATCGCCCAAGATGTCGAAGCCCAGCCGCGTATAGGCGCCGGTCAACACCTGCCAGAGCACCTCACATTCGCTGCCGGTGACCACAGCCGAAGAGACAGCGGACGAAGCCCCGGAGGCTTGGTCGGTCTTGTCCCCGCCGAGATCCAGATCGAACGCTTGCTGGCCCTCATGCAACCGCTCACGCGCGGCCTGCAGCAACACCGCCAGGCTCGTATCGTCTGGGCAGATCCGACATGCTCCACGATCCGGCGGACCCCACCGCGCTTCTCCACGATCTGCACCGCAGTCGCGCCCGAAGCCGTCCTGACCTTCCGAATGAATGGAAACACCTCAGCAGGTTACCGATTAGTGCCCCAAAAACACCTCTCGCAAGCGTCTGACCTGCGAAAACTTTTCAGAACGCGCTCAACCTGTGCAACTCAGGCCGGATACCGGATTAGCAAGTCCGCGACTGCGGGATGATCGCGATGTGGGCCAAGGGCACGCTCCAGAGCTGGGTGAATCTGGGTCAGTAGCCCGCGGATCCGGTTGGACGTCGCGGTGAAATGGGCCGCGAGGTCGTCATCGAAACCGCACAAAAAAACTCCGAGCTCAGCCAGCATCTCATCATCTAGGGCGATGGACCGTAGCGTGTGAGGCATGCTTCTGGCAGCCTCGACCGGCAGTGCACCTATGGTGGCCGGCTGGTCCACGACGAGCAGCATTTGTCCTTGCCCGCTCAGGTCGGCGAGGATCTCCCGCCTGGTCTCGTCGTTGGGCCGGGCTTTATCGAAGAGCTTCTTCCATGATCGATCCAGGGCTACCCGGATTTCCCGACGCCCAATCCAATGAATACGTCTGTGTCCTGCTGATCCAGAGTCACCGCCACACGCGCTCCCTTGTTCAACCGTCACCGTCATGTGCTGGCTGGTCAACGGCGGCAGTTGTCGGCATCCACGTTACGAAGGACCTGTTGTCATGCCTCTATCAGCGATCAACGGCCCCCAAGCCGGTCCCGGTGACACCACCCCGGATCATTGACGACTGGGGGCAAAAACCATCCCGGGACGGACCGGCCAACACACCCTGATCCTGGGCTACGAAAAAGGTAACGGCGCCAGAGTGCGCGGTCACCAATCGCAGGGCGCGCGTATACCCTAATTGGAAATGCGTGCTATAGCAAATGCCTTAACACCGCTCGAAGAGAGGTCGCACCAAAAGCCGCATTCATATGAAAACAGTCATCACCATTGTGCGGACTTGACATGCCTCGCTTGAGCTTCATCGAGCCTTTAGAGTATACGGACTTCGTGAACATTCTATTGGCAACGGTGTCCTCCGGCTGCTCTATAACGCGCACGCTGGATTCTGAGAACATCCCGCTTAGTTCGGCCTTGTAGTAGCCAAACACTCGATTTCGGATGCGCCAGCTGTGAAAGTGTTTGTAACGATCACTGTTTAGCACATCAGTCGACCCGTACGGATTAGGCACATAGACCATAGGAGCCGCCGAGATCTGCCGTATCTGCGCAATCAACTTCAGTGCATTGCTATTCTTAAGAGTCCCCTCCATCGCCGTATGAAAGAAGCTCTCAGATATGAGCTGTTGCTCGTCATCCAGTGGGTCGTATTCGCTTGGCGGCCGATGATTCTTCAAAAGGTCCATCAAGTGCACGAAACTGAAACCCATGCCAACCGTGATGAACGCATCCATTTCGCCAGGGATATGTTCATAACCACCAGAGGTCCAACGCAGATTCTCGCGTAAGGCATTACTCGTGGGAACAAGGCAGTTATCTTCTACACGAAAGAAGCGCATGGAGGTGGTGGGAGAACCAAAGAACGTTATATCGATTCTTGGGTACTCTGACTTTATCTCTTCCCATCCGAGCTTGAACGCCGCGATATGAGAGTTTCCTATGGCGCCAATTTTCACTTACTACCTCCGGCAAAAGCATCCAAAAGAGCCTCCTCACAGACAGCGTCATTGTCAGTTTCCTCGGTCAAGATTGCTACATCCGAGCCATCGTGTTCAGAGAAGAAAATTCGCATGACGGCTTCGACCCCCTTTCTTGTGACGTTCCTCTTGTTCTCGTTGAACATCGAGGGTCCGAGGAATGGTGTGCTAAATAGTTCGTAAGAAGGGAAGTAGTCGACGTCCAGAAACTCTTCATACAACTCCGCGGTGACGGCTCGAAGAACCGACTTGGAGCGGACCGTCGAAACCAGTACATGTGAATCGGCAGCGGTCGCTGTTAGGGGCACGGGGGAAACAGTTAGGATGAACTCAATCGACGGGTTGTGCTCTTTGGCAAGCTTTCGGAACTCAAGAAAGTCAAGGTAGATTTCCATGAACCCGAAGTTCAAGAAATGGTGCACTTCTGGGTCGTAATCACCCGCCAGTACCCCCGGCGCCGAGGGATAAACCAGTCCACTCTCGCGGTGGCCCCACGCTTCAGTAAGCCCCAATGTGAAGACGAAGACGTCAGACTCTTCGATTACGTTCCGGAACCGCCGCAGATGGTCCCTCCGCTGTGCCGTGACTTCTTCTTTGGTTGGCAAGCCATCCGGCTCCACGTTTGGTCTGAGGGCATCGTAAAACCGTCCGTCACGCTCCCAGATGTAGTCTTCGGGTTCAGGCGAAAACAACCCGAATGCTTCTTTTGTCAACTGGAGGAGTTGCCGGACAGTGTAGATATTCCCGTGTCGGGCTGAGTAAAGACCATAGCCATACCTTTTCTCCAGATCTCCCCTGATTTGGATTGTATTCGGGCTTGGCTCTTTATCGATCACCGTATGGCCGTGCTTGCGAAGCTCCCGCGCTATTTCTTGCGCAAAGCAACTACCAGCAGTCGCTATCTTCTTTCCGGAGATGGAAAACTTCTTTGAATACATTGCATGTACAGATTCAACCGAATCGCCAACAGCCAGCCTCCAGAATTGTCTAGCGGGCAGCCCATCGTACGGAGACGTCATATTTTCTGCTCCCTCTTTCACTCACAGTCCCGAAATGATTCGACTCACCTTTGGCGAAAACATAAACCGTCCTGCCCACGAGCCCTCTTTCAACTTCTGCGTAAGCTCTCAGCACGCGCGATCGTGATAGCCCGCAGCTGGTACCACCGTGCAACTTTGATAGAACACGGCCAAGCGCCAGGCTCGATCACGGTACTAGTATTCCCCGAAAGGGCCACTTGAGGCGACCATATCAACAACCTTCGACGTGCCACCCCTTGCGTCGGGTACCTAGCCGACGAGCTCAAGGAAGGATGTCCTCAGCCGGGAGGGCAAGAGTGCTATTCCGGGTTTCGGCGTGGTTCATCAAAGCTCGCTCTGACGGCTTGAAACTCTTGACCCACCTCAAGAAAGGAACCGTCAGCATGTCGGGTGGCCGACACCTTCAGGCCCGCCGGCCGAGTGCGCGAACTATCCATCCTGCTGCCTCCCACTGCTCCGTCCTGAGTACATTGCGGCCATCCACAATCTGACGATGAGCGACCAGAGGCGCCAAGGTTTCCGGTCTCATCTGTACGAACTCGTCCCATTCCGTAAGCAACAGGATGACATCCGCCCCCTCGACTGCTTCTTCGAGCGATTGACAATAGTTCAAACGTGGGAATCGCTTCGCGGCATTCGAGTTAGCCTGTGGATCGTATACTCTCACTTCTGCGCCCTCGTTGAAGAGTCGCCCAGCGACGTCCAAGGCAGGGGAATCTCTAACATCATCACTGTTGGGCTTGAAAGCAGTACCCAGAACGGCCACTGACTTTCCATCCAGTTCCGGACAAAGCTCATGGACAATGTGGACGACCCGGTCCCTTCGGCGAAGATTCACCTCGTCAACCTCGTTGAGGAAGCGCATAGTGCTGTCGAGCCCGATTTCCGATACTCGTGCCTGCAGGGCTCGTATGTCCTTCGGCAGACATCCACCGCCAAACCCAACGCCCGCATTTAAAAAGCGTCGGCCTATACGCTTATCAAGACCTATCGCATCAGCAAGCACACGGATGTCGCCGCCAACGGTTTCGGTCACCTCGGCAAAGGCGTTGATGAAAGAGATCTTCGTCGCCAAGAACGCATTGGCTGCCACCTTTACCAACTCCGCAGTTTCGTAGTCCGTTGAAATGAACGGAGTATCTCGACCGAGCGCGTAGGCATACACCTCCCGGAGCTTGGCGACCGCAGAATCAGAATCGGTTCCAACCACTAGTCGATCGGGGCGCAAAGTGTCTTCAACTGCAAACCCCTCACGCAGAAACTCGGGGTTCCACGCCAGGTCGATTTCTATGCCGACGCCAGCTCCGTCCCGCGCCAGGTCCTTCAACCGGCGCGCCGACCCCACCGGTACCGTCGATTTGCCAACGATTAGAGTGTCTCGCGTTGCTGCCCGGGCAATCCCCGCCACAGACGCGTCGACGTAGGTCATGTCGGCACCATGTTCACCCGCACGCTGGGGAGTTCCGACGGCGATGAAGTGAATATCAGCGAAGGATCCAGCCTCGTCAAACGAGGTTGTGAACCGCAATCGTCCCGAGTCAACGTGCTTCTTCAGAAGTTCCGGTAGACCGGGTTCGTGGAACGGCAACTGCCCGCGACTCAGGCTGTCCACTTTTACCTTGTCAACGTCTACCCCTAACACCTCAAAGCCCAACTCTGCCATTGATGCGGCGTGGGTAGCACCAAGGTACCCAGTACCGATTACGGATAGTTTCATGCTGCTCATTTCTATGATCGGAGATTCGCCAGTCTGTGATTTGCGGTTCGAGACAC
This genomic interval carries:
- a CDS encoding transposase, with the translated sequence MSATVDADLYLVLLGLKSTGQSKLSFHSFPANQAWTMLAVLAFNLTAWLQLVCLPTRHRAAFWDIKRWRYRVFATAGKLITTASRHRLLLPESAPEKELINLILKPITALKHFKPG
- a CDS encoding GSCFA domain-containing protein — encoded protein: MKEGAENMTSPYDGLPARQFWRLAVGDSVESVHAMYSKKFSISGKKIATAGSCFAQEIARELRKHGHTVIDKEPSPNTIQIRGDLEKRYGYGLYSARHGNIYTVRQLLQLTKEAFGLFSPEPEDYIWERDGRFYDALRPNVEPDGLPTKEEVTAQRRDHLRRFRNVIEESDVFVFTLGLTEAWGHRESGLVYPSAPGVLAGDYDPEVHHFLNFGFMEIYLDFLEFRKLAKEHNPSIEFILTVSPVPLTATAADSHVLVSTVRSKSVLRAVTAELYEEFLDVDYFPSYELFSTPFLGPSMFNENKRNVTRKGVEAVMRIFFSEHDGSDVAILTEETDNDAVCEEALLDAFAGGSK
- a CDS encoding UDP-glucose dehydrogenase family protein; its protein translation is MKLSVIGTGYLGATHAASMAELGFEVLGVDVDKVKVDSLSRGQLPFHEPGLPELLKKHVDSGRLRFTTSFDEAGSFADIHFIAVGTPQRAGEHGADMTYVDASVAGIARAATRDTLIVGKSTVPVGSARRLKDLARDGAGVGIEIDLAWNPEFLREGFAVEDTLRPDRLVVGTDSDSAVAKLREVYAYALGRDTPFISTDYETAELVKVAANAFLATKISFINAFAEVTETVGGDIRVLADAIGLDKRIGRRFLNAGVGFGGGCLPKDIRALQARVSEIGLDSTMRFLNEVDEVNLRRRDRVVHIVHELCPELDGKSVAVLGTAFKPNSDDVRDSPALDVAGRLFNEGAEVRVYDPQANSNAAKRFPRLNYCQSLEEAVEGADVILLLTEWDEFVQMRPETLAPLVAHRQIVDGRNVLRTEQWEAAGWIVRALGRRA